From the genome of Uranotaenia lowii strain MFRU-FL chromosome 1, ASM2978415v1, whole genome shotgun sequence, one region includes:
- the LOC129747763 gene encoding uncharacterized protein LOC129747763, with protein MKLLLVIVLLGVFNHSAESGSVAFGSRCAGDKLLYSWRLSSGPLPEPGSITLHFDYSTSNHIFEREYFTQIEFERPDDLIPNGFVRNRFNSSFMEMWPIRLGVTEWWLQGNLYGFDSEPFPDNCSS; from the exons ATGAAGTTACTGTTAGTCATAGTTCTGTTAGGAGTATTTAACCACTCCGCTGAAAGTGGAAGTGTAGCTTTCGGTAGCCGGTGTGcag GTGATAAGCTGCTGTACTCGTGGCGTCTCAGCTCCGGTCCACTTCCAGAACCGGGCAGTATCACACTCCACTTCGACTACAGCACCAGCAATCACATTTTCGAGCGTGAATACTTCACCCAGATAGAGTTCGAACGACCGGATGATCTGATACCGAACGGGTTTGTGCGCAATCGGTTCAACTCCAGCTTCATGGAAATGTGGCCCATACGACTCGGTGTTACAGAATGGTGGCTTCAGGGGAATTTGTATGGATTCGATTCGGAACCGTTTCCGGACAATTGTAGTTCTTAG
- the LOC129747744 gene encoding tubby-related protein 4 isoform X1 produces MHLHFEKSTNTKCDCSILSLSWMGKVPDDIPEEEGWKLNRTNYYQEGWLATGNVRGIVGVTFTTSHCKKNVEYPLRTNYNLRGHRSDVILVKWNEPYQKLASCDSSGIIFVWIKYEGRWSVELINDRNTPVTHFSWSHDGRMALICYQDGFVLVGSVAGQRYWSSMLNLDATITCGIWTPDDQQVYFGTTQGQIIVMDVHGAMVSQVQLCSDIGITAMAWSCEKFKMEEGEDTEPGVTNASKRSFVLAVSFQNGYIYLLKSFDDVSPCHIHTGMNGALGFVMEWSNSRELLAVAGSEIVPGPQMTDAHGVPVFSNVLKFYTESGNLLYSARIPCSTQTPVTALTWGHNDKRIFIATGTQVHIAWVSRRVASLQLFCRLQVQSSLTSEAMLPRLPLPGRIKALIGNLFAQTIRCCVPDLKSLREFVSRPPICSTRLHCTMIRHDEDANQSSGTCYTLYLEFLGGLVPLLKGKRTSKIRPEFVIFDPQIDDVSSYCTYSSDSTTTTTKSSSASSHSTSGTTGRSDSSDSDVEDGCRSPRMSRKRKARTKKRQPSQSDRSPNQNSDSTENNEDLTYLDTLPEHAKLVEVTSNIWGTKFKIHGLAKTLPANLGQVTYKTSLLHLQPRQMTLVITELRDDFPTGPDPNFNPNIFSEDEEDHTQLHAMPSSSRKMVESAPPIAPMSPRPNRFPSRPRRQTPSSLATSSSSRAPALGMGPLARAESYEDDTDGPDIGEPSTSVPPRTITTQPRPGLSYSSLVSSRPSSTSSSQSRVAISPLYCEGSVPTLQSPKNAVAPSDIIFDRPPAGQTTLMSYSSNTDYVSNVVQVKNALMSSDRTNNQSHVNPVPLNLNLNLERIEAKASSSRDTTYSVPSSSKHGTPKKQNLKYIDEETPSASVTPIATENSTSSATASSTGTTMKRTPTVVSMTMATGIPESITRSCSVGYLDNMEIVPSDAVLSMMRKETPYKRLVLVDKKRQKKYKRNFDDPRKSRLRQGCKSKSLDSCDILQDSPNLNRDLINLFRQMPKVNELSENETEYSSSDQIERMKPSIAAVAGPSKRRPSLKFPGVTGSNHPISKTPILNRKEKPKSCAICKMISPTVNSTETVCVKCRKNGALSNVDKENNSLDEQQNHIYVDIVSAKPPQAPPKSKRSLLEQYISSAFSNHGELVLKDTCGAGSSKSIFDRKNNNNSTNTNGCETNGTCSTPTKSRVRKNLEIVTSFTDSPLFSRRHRSLNRSDSSKLQSENNTPVLSRKTDNGKENDDSRKSRKKDESPRRHRRNDSCPGPSSENNNGDGPPLKPVEITPVEQKASVSLHTQALTTLENIISRLRDLDEGRLTPPSSPSSSRLPRSSPASPAPSKKSKRHQSASPIRHILNSPLLNRRQRKKQHTESSDDENQLLGQTDDSSGGSGSNKQYRDLETFQKAQLRQKLKRGKIEPNGVPSSFLPQAPVRREFVMHNKAPMWNENSQVYQLDFGGRVTQESAKNFQIEFRGKQVRYKTSTYWWLHR; encoded by the exons GAGGAGGGCTGGAAGCTTAATCGTACCAATTACTACCAGGAGGGTTGGCTGGCGACGGGAAATGTCCGAGGAATCGTGGGTGTCACCTTCACcacatcccactgcaagaagaACGTCGAGTATCCGCTGAGAACGAACTACAACCTTCGGGGCCATCGGTCCGAC gtaattttagtaaaatggAACGAACCCTACCAGAAGCTGGCCAGCTGTGATAGTTCCGGAATCATTTTCGTGTGGATCAAATACGAAGGCCGTTGGAGCGTGGAACTCATCAATGACCGCAACACGCCGGTGACGCACTTTTCCTGGTCCCACGATGGCCGAATGGCGCTGATATGTTATCAG GACGGCTTCGTGTTAGTCGGTTCGGTGGCCGGTCAGCGCTACTGGTCCTCGATGTTGAACCTGGATGCGACCATCACCTGTGGCATTTGGACACCGGACGATCAGCAGGTGTACTTCGGCACCACCCAGGGACAGATCATCGTGATGGACGTGCACGGAGCCATGGTATCGCAGGTGCAACTGTGCTCTGACATCGGCATCACGGCCATGGCGTGGTCCTgcgaaaagttcaaaatggagGAAGGCGAAGATACCGAACCTGGTGTCACTAATGCTT CCAAACGTTCATTTGTGCTAGCGGTTAGCTTTCAAAATGGCTACATCTATCTGCTGAAGTCTTTCGATGATGTGTCTCCGTGCCACATCCATACCGGTATGAACGGTGCGTTGGGATTCGTGATGGAGTGGAGTAACTCGCGGGAGCTGCTGGCCGTGGCCGGTAGTGAAATAGTGCCTGGTCCTCAAATGACCGATGCCCACGGTGTTCCGGTGTTTAGCAACGTGCTCAAGTTCTACACCGAGTCGGGAAATCTTTTATACTCTGCAAGGATACCCTGCAGTACG CAGACACCGGTGACTGCACTGACATGGGGTCACAACGATAAGCGTATTTTTATTGCCACCGGTACCCAGGTACACATAGCTTGGGTTTCGCGAAGGGTCGCTTCGTTGCAGCTCTTCTGCCGATTGCAGGTCCAGTCCTCACTGACTTCCGAAGCTATGCTACCAAGGCTTCCGCTACCGGGTCGAATCAAGGCCCTAATTGGAAAtctttttgctcaaacaataaGG TGCTGCGTTCCGGATTTAAAATCACTCCGGGAGTTTGTATCTCGTCCACCGATATGTTCAACCCGACTGCACTGTACAATGATCCGTCACGATGAAGATGCCAACCAGAGCTCGGGAACTTGCTACACCTTGTATCTGGAGTTCCTCGGTGGGCTAGTTCCCCTGCTGAAGGGGAAACGAACGTCCAAGATTCGTCCCGAGTTTGTCATCTTCGATCCCCAGATCGATG ATGTCAGCTCATACTGCACGTATTCGTCCGATTCAACAACCACCACTACGAAAAGTTCGTCGGCCTCCAGTCATTCGACGAGCGGTACAACTGGTCGATCTGATAGTTCAGATAGTGACGTTGAAGATGGTTGCC GTTCGCCCCGAATGTCACGGAAGCGAAAAGCCCGCACCAAAAAACGCCAACCTAGCCAGAGCGACCGATCCCCGAATCAAAACTCGGACTCAACAGAGAACAACGAGGATCTGACGTATCTCGATACCTTACCAGAG CATGCCAAACTAGTGGAGGTGACCTCCAACATCTGGGGAACCAAATTCAAGATCCACGGTTTGGCAAAAACGCTTCCAGCGAATCTTGGCCAGGTCACGTACAAAACCTCTCTGCTGCATCTGCAACCACGTCAGATGACGCTCGTGATCACGGAACTGCGGGACGACTTCCCCACGGGGCCTGATCCAAACTTTAATCCGAACATTTTTTCCGAGGACGAGGAAGATCACACACAGCTACATGCGATGCCCAGCAGCAGTCGCAAAATGGTGGAATCGGCCCCGCCTATTGCCCCAATGTCTCCTAGACCAAATAGGTTTCCATCGCGGCCACGTCGTCAAACCCCATCGTCTCTGGCTACGAGTTCAAGTTCACGGGCTCCAGCTTTAGGTATGGGACCGTTGGCTCGGGCTGAGTCCTACGAAGATGATACCGATGGCCCGGACATTGGAGAACCCTCGACGTCCGTACCACCCAGAACAATAACGACCCAGCCTAGACCAGGTCTCAGTTACTCCAGCCTAGTTAGTAGTAGACCTTCGTCCACCTCTAGTAGCCAATCGCGTGTGGCCATTTCTCCACTATACTGTGAAGGATCCGTGCCAACGCTGCAGTCACCAAAAAACGCCGTAGCACCTAGTGATATTATATTTGACAGGCCACCTGCTGGTCAAACGACTTTGATGAGCTATTCTAGCAACACAGACTACGTAAGCAACGTCGTCCAAGTCAAAAATGCACTGATGTCTTCGGACAGAACGAATAATCAGTCCCACGTGAATCCGGTCCCATTGAACCTTAATCTTAATCTTGAACGAATTGAAGCCAAAGCTAGTAGTAGCCGAGATACCACGTATTCAGTACCCAGCAGTAGTAAGCACGGAACACCAAAGAAGCAAAATCTCAAGTACATTGACGAAGAAACTCCATCGGCTTCCGTTACGCCGATTGCCACCGAAAATAGCACGAGTAGTGCTACGGCAAGCTCTACGGGAACCACTATGAAACGAACACCGACAGTAGTTTCGATGACCATGGCGACCGGGATTCCCGAATCCATCACTCGTAGCTGTAGCGTAGGATATCTTGATAACATGGAAATTGTACCTAGTGACGCAGTGCTTTCGATGATGCGTAAGGAAACACCATACAAGCGACTAGTTTTGGTGGACAAAAAGCGtcagaaaaaatacaaacgcaATTTTGATGACCCTAGGAAATCACGCCTTCGCCAAGGTTGCAAATCTAAAAGCCTAGATTCCTGTGACATACTCCAAGATTCACCGAATCTCAATCGAGATCTGATCAACCTTTTCCGCCAAATGCCTAAGGTCAACGAATTGTCCGAAAATGAAACCGAATACTCATCGTCCGATCAGATCGAACGGATGAAACCCTCGATCGCTGCCGTAGCAGGCCCATCCAAACGGAGACCCTCTCTCAAGTTTCCCGGTGTCACCGGATCGAATCATCCCATTTCGAAAACACCGATTCTCAATAGGAAAGAAAAGCCGAAAAGCTGTGCGATTTGTAAAATGATCTCTCCTACGGTAAATTCTACGGAAACCGTTTGTGTAAAGTGTCGAAAGAATGGTGCTCTCTCTAACGTGGACAAGGAAAACAACAGCCTTGATGAACAGCAAAACCACATCTATGTAGATATCGTAAGTGCTAAACCTCCACAGGCTCCTCCGAAATCCAAGAGATCGCTACTGGAACAGTACATCAGCTCAGCCTTTAGCAATCATGGCGAATTGGTACTTAAGGACACATGTGGTGCTGGTTCAAGCAAGAGTATATTCGATAggaaaaacaataacaacagtACCAATACGAATGGCTGCGAAACTAATGGAACCTGTAGCACTCCGACGAAATCAAGAGTTAGAAAGAATCTTGAAATTGTGACAAGTTTTACCGATAGTCCATTGTTTAGCCGGCGGCATCGATCGTTGAATCGTAGCGATTCCTCTAAGCTGCAAAGCGAAAATAATACACCCGTACTAAGTAGGAAAACGGATAATGGTAAAGAAAACGATGACAGTAGAAAGAGTAGGAAAAAGGACGAAAGTCCTCGGAGGCATCGACGCAACGATAGTTGTCCGGGTCCTAGCTCGGAAAACAATAACGGAGACGGCCCTCCACTGAAACCGGTCGAAATTACACCAGTCGAGCAGAAAGCTTCCGTTTCGTTGCACACACAGGCCCTAACTACACTTGAGAACATTATCAGTCGGTTGCGTGACCTCGACGAGGGTCGCCTAACACCTCCATCGTCTCCCTCAAGTTCCCGTTTGCCGAGAAGCTCACCAGCCTCTCCGGCACCCAGTAAAAAGAGCAAACGCCACCAGAGTGCTTCGCCCATTCGCCATATACTGAACTCGCCGTTACTGAACCGGCGTCAGCGCAAGAAACAGCACACCGAGAGCTCCGACGATGAAAACCAGCTCCTTGGACAAACCGATGATAGTAGTGGTGGGAGTGGCAGCAACAAGCAGTACCGCGATCTTGAAACTTTCCAAAAGGCACAACTTCGACAGAAG CTCAAGCGAGGGAAGATTGAGCCGAATGGTGTGCCGAGCTCGTTTTTGCCACAGGCTCCCGTGCGCAGGGAATTCGTTATGCACAACAAGGCGCCAATGTGGAACGAAAATAGTCAGGTTTACCAGCTGGATTTCGGAGGACGGGTGACCCAAGAGTCGGCCAAGAACTTCCAGATCGAGTTTCGGGGCAAGCAGGTAAGATACAAAACGAGTACCTACTGGTGGCTCCATAgataa
- the LOC129747753 gene encoding uncharacterized protein LOC129747753: protein MIGISVATIVAIAIAGTVHGIPLQKEVPGENCRRKIDSVLEARSECDYFAFLPLEVSYINWNELSYLGEISSTCCESVCSYCFRYLDGVVTPSDGFWESTYTSEGPVDSMESTFPPTEGWTSEDYHSNDYFLI from the exons ATGATTGGAATATCGGTAGCCACGATTGTTGCAATTGCTATTGCCGGAACCGTTCACGGAATCCCACTTCAAAAGGAGGTCCCAGGAGAGAACTGTCGGAGAAAGATCGATTCCGTTTTAGAAGCCAGATCTGAGTGTGACTACTTCGCATTTCTTCCATTGGAAGTCTCCTACATCAACTGGAACGAATTG AGCTACCTCGGAGAAATAAGTTCGACTTGCTGCGAAAGTGTCTGCTCCTATTGTTTCCGCTACCTCGATGGTGTTGTGACACCATCTGATGGTTTTTGGGAATCCACATACACGTCAGAAGGTCCTGTTGATTCTATGGAATCCACATTCCCTCCCACAGAAGGTTGGACGAGTGAAGACTATCATTCAAATGATTATTTTCTCATCTAA
- the LOC129747744 gene encoding tubby-related protein 4 isoform X2, producing MHLHFEKSTNTKCDCSILSLSWMGKVPDDIPEEEGWKLNRTNYYQEGWLATGNVRGIVGVTFTTSHCKKNVEYPLRTNYNLRGHRSDVILVKWNEPYQKLASCDSSGIIFVWIKYEGRWSVELINDRNTPVTHFSWSHDGRMALICYQDGFVLVGSVAGQRYWSSMLNLDATITCGIWTPDDQQVYFGTTQGQIIVMDVHGAMVSQVQLCSDIGITAMAWSCEKFKMEEGEDTEPGVTNASKRSFVLAVSFQNGYIYLLKSFDDVSPCHIHTGMNGALGFVMEWSNSRELLAVAGSEIVPGPQMTDAHGVPVFSNVLKFYTESGNLLYSARIPCSTTPVTALTWGHNDKRIFIATGTQVHIAWVSRRVASLQLFCRLQVQSSLTSEAMLPRLPLPGRIKALIGNLFAQTIRCCVPDLKSLREFVSRPPICSTRLHCTMIRHDEDANQSSGTCYTLYLEFLGGLVPLLKGKRTSKIRPEFVIFDPQIDDVSSYCTYSSDSTTTTTKSSSASSHSTSGTTGRSDSSDSDVEDGCRSPRMSRKRKARTKKRQPSQSDRSPNQNSDSTENNEDLTYLDTLPEHAKLVEVTSNIWGTKFKIHGLAKTLPANLGQVTYKTSLLHLQPRQMTLVITELRDDFPTGPDPNFNPNIFSEDEEDHTQLHAMPSSSRKMVESAPPIAPMSPRPNRFPSRPRRQTPSSLATSSSSRAPALGMGPLARAESYEDDTDGPDIGEPSTSVPPRTITTQPRPGLSYSSLVSSRPSSTSSSQSRVAISPLYCEGSVPTLQSPKNAVAPSDIIFDRPPAGQTTLMSYSSNTDYVSNVVQVKNALMSSDRTNNQSHVNPVPLNLNLNLERIEAKASSSRDTTYSVPSSSKHGTPKKQNLKYIDEETPSASVTPIATENSTSSATASSTGTTMKRTPTVVSMTMATGIPESITRSCSVGYLDNMEIVPSDAVLSMMRKETPYKRLVLVDKKRQKKYKRNFDDPRKSRLRQGCKSKSLDSCDILQDSPNLNRDLINLFRQMPKVNELSENETEYSSSDQIERMKPSIAAVAGPSKRRPSLKFPGVTGSNHPISKTPILNRKEKPKSCAICKMISPTVNSTETVCVKCRKNGALSNVDKENNSLDEQQNHIYVDIVSAKPPQAPPKSKRSLLEQYISSAFSNHGELVLKDTCGAGSSKSIFDRKNNNNSTNTNGCETNGTCSTPTKSRVRKNLEIVTSFTDSPLFSRRHRSLNRSDSSKLQSENNTPVLSRKTDNGKENDDSRKSRKKDESPRRHRRNDSCPGPSSENNNGDGPPLKPVEITPVEQKASVSLHTQALTTLENIISRLRDLDEGRLTPPSSPSSSRLPRSSPASPAPSKKSKRHQSASPIRHILNSPLLNRRQRKKQHTESSDDENQLLGQTDDSSGGSGSNKQYRDLETFQKAQLRQKLKRGKIEPNGVPSSFLPQAPVRREFVMHNKAPMWNENSQVYQLDFGGRVTQESAKNFQIEFRGKQVRYKTSTYWWLHR from the exons GAGGAGGGCTGGAAGCTTAATCGTACCAATTACTACCAGGAGGGTTGGCTGGCGACGGGAAATGTCCGAGGAATCGTGGGTGTCACCTTCACcacatcccactgcaagaagaACGTCGAGTATCCGCTGAGAACGAACTACAACCTTCGGGGCCATCGGTCCGAC gtaattttagtaaaatggAACGAACCCTACCAGAAGCTGGCCAGCTGTGATAGTTCCGGAATCATTTTCGTGTGGATCAAATACGAAGGCCGTTGGAGCGTGGAACTCATCAATGACCGCAACACGCCGGTGACGCACTTTTCCTGGTCCCACGATGGCCGAATGGCGCTGATATGTTATCAG GACGGCTTCGTGTTAGTCGGTTCGGTGGCCGGTCAGCGCTACTGGTCCTCGATGTTGAACCTGGATGCGACCATCACCTGTGGCATTTGGACACCGGACGATCAGCAGGTGTACTTCGGCACCACCCAGGGACAGATCATCGTGATGGACGTGCACGGAGCCATGGTATCGCAGGTGCAACTGTGCTCTGACATCGGCATCACGGCCATGGCGTGGTCCTgcgaaaagttcaaaatggagGAAGGCGAAGATACCGAACCTGGTGTCACTAATGCTT CCAAACGTTCATTTGTGCTAGCGGTTAGCTTTCAAAATGGCTACATCTATCTGCTGAAGTCTTTCGATGATGTGTCTCCGTGCCACATCCATACCGGTATGAACGGTGCGTTGGGATTCGTGATGGAGTGGAGTAACTCGCGGGAGCTGCTGGCCGTGGCCGGTAGTGAAATAGTGCCTGGTCCTCAAATGACCGATGCCCACGGTGTTCCGGTGTTTAGCAACGTGCTCAAGTTCTACACCGAGTCGGGAAATCTTTTATACTCTGCAAGGATACCCTGCAGTACG ACACCGGTGACTGCACTGACATGGGGTCACAACGATAAGCGTATTTTTATTGCCACCGGTACCCAGGTACACATAGCTTGGGTTTCGCGAAGGGTCGCTTCGTTGCAGCTCTTCTGCCGATTGCAGGTCCAGTCCTCACTGACTTCCGAAGCTATGCTACCAAGGCTTCCGCTACCGGGTCGAATCAAGGCCCTAATTGGAAAtctttttgctcaaacaataaGG TGCTGCGTTCCGGATTTAAAATCACTCCGGGAGTTTGTATCTCGTCCACCGATATGTTCAACCCGACTGCACTGTACAATGATCCGTCACGATGAAGATGCCAACCAGAGCTCGGGAACTTGCTACACCTTGTATCTGGAGTTCCTCGGTGGGCTAGTTCCCCTGCTGAAGGGGAAACGAACGTCCAAGATTCGTCCCGAGTTTGTCATCTTCGATCCCCAGATCGATG ATGTCAGCTCATACTGCACGTATTCGTCCGATTCAACAACCACCACTACGAAAAGTTCGTCGGCCTCCAGTCATTCGACGAGCGGTACAACTGGTCGATCTGATAGTTCAGATAGTGACGTTGAAGATGGTTGCC GTTCGCCCCGAATGTCACGGAAGCGAAAAGCCCGCACCAAAAAACGCCAACCTAGCCAGAGCGACCGATCCCCGAATCAAAACTCGGACTCAACAGAGAACAACGAGGATCTGACGTATCTCGATACCTTACCAGAG CATGCCAAACTAGTGGAGGTGACCTCCAACATCTGGGGAACCAAATTCAAGATCCACGGTTTGGCAAAAACGCTTCCAGCGAATCTTGGCCAGGTCACGTACAAAACCTCTCTGCTGCATCTGCAACCACGTCAGATGACGCTCGTGATCACGGAACTGCGGGACGACTTCCCCACGGGGCCTGATCCAAACTTTAATCCGAACATTTTTTCCGAGGACGAGGAAGATCACACACAGCTACATGCGATGCCCAGCAGCAGTCGCAAAATGGTGGAATCGGCCCCGCCTATTGCCCCAATGTCTCCTAGACCAAATAGGTTTCCATCGCGGCCACGTCGTCAAACCCCATCGTCTCTGGCTACGAGTTCAAGTTCACGGGCTCCAGCTTTAGGTATGGGACCGTTGGCTCGGGCTGAGTCCTACGAAGATGATACCGATGGCCCGGACATTGGAGAACCCTCGACGTCCGTACCACCCAGAACAATAACGACCCAGCCTAGACCAGGTCTCAGTTACTCCAGCCTAGTTAGTAGTAGACCTTCGTCCACCTCTAGTAGCCAATCGCGTGTGGCCATTTCTCCACTATACTGTGAAGGATCCGTGCCAACGCTGCAGTCACCAAAAAACGCCGTAGCACCTAGTGATATTATATTTGACAGGCCACCTGCTGGTCAAACGACTTTGATGAGCTATTCTAGCAACACAGACTACGTAAGCAACGTCGTCCAAGTCAAAAATGCACTGATGTCTTCGGACAGAACGAATAATCAGTCCCACGTGAATCCGGTCCCATTGAACCTTAATCTTAATCTTGAACGAATTGAAGCCAAAGCTAGTAGTAGCCGAGATACCACGTATTCAGTACCCAGCAGTAGTAAGCACGGAACACCAAAGAAGCAAAATCTCAAGTACATTGACGAAGAAACTCCATCGGCTTCCGTTACGCCGATTGCCACCGAAAATAGCACGAGTAGTGCTACGGCAAGCTCTACGGGAACCACTATGAAACGAACACCGACAGTAGTTTCGATGACCATGGCGACCGGGATTCCCGAATCCATCACTCGTAGCTGTAGCGTAGGATATCTTGATAACATGGAAATTGTACCTAGTGACGCAGTGCTTTCGATGATGCGTAAGGAAACACCATACAAGCGACTAGTTTTGGTGGACAAAAAGCGtcagaaaaaatacaaacgcaATTTTGATGACCCTAGGAAATCACGCCTTCGCCAAGGTTGCAAATCTAAAAGCCTAGATTCCTGTGACATACTCCAAGATTCACCGAATCTCAATCGAGATCTGATCAACCTTTTCCGCCAAATGCCTAAGGTCAACGAATTGTCCGAAAATGAAACCGAATACTCATCGTCCGATCAGATCGAACGGATGAAACCCTCGATCGCTGCCGTAGCAGGCCCATCCAAACGGAGACCCTCTCTCAAGTTTCCCGGTGTCACCGGATCGAATCATCCCATTTCGAAAACACCGATTCTCAATAGGAAAGAAAAGCCGAAAAGCTGTGCGATTTGTAAAATGATCTCTCCTACGGTAAATTCTACGGAAACCGTTTGTGTAAAGTGTCGAAAGAATGGTGCTCTCTCTAACGTGGACAAGGAAAACAACAGCCTTGATGAACAGCAAAACCACATCTATGTAGATATCGTAAGTGCTAAACCTCCACAGGCTCCTCCGAAATCCAAGAGATCGCTACTGGAACAGTACATCAGCTCAGCCTTTAGCAATCATGGCGAATTGGTACTTAAGGACACATGTGGTGCTGGTTCAAGCAAGAGTATATTCGATAggaaaaacaataacaacagtACCAATACGAATGGCTGCGAAACTAATGGAACCTGTAGCACTCCGACGAAATCAAGAGTTAGAAAGAATCTTGAAATTGTGACAAGTTTTACCGATAGTCCATTGTTTAGCCGGCGGCATCGATCGTTGAATCGTAGCGATTCCTCTAAGCTGCAAAGCGAAAATAATACACCCGTACTAAGTAGGAAAACGGATAATGGTAAAGAAAACGATGACAGTAGAAAGAGTAGGAAAAAGGACGAAAGTCCTCGGAGGCATCGACGCAACGATAGTTGTCCGGGTCCTAGCTCGGAAAACAATAACGGAGACGGCCCTCCACTGAAACCGGTCGAAATTACACCAGTCGAGCAGAAAGCTTCCGTTTCGTTGCACACACAGGCCCTAACTACACTTGAGAACATTATCAGTCGGTTGCGTGACCTCGACGAGGGTCGCCTAACACCTCCATCGTCTCCCTCAAGTTCCCGTTTGCCGAGAAGCTCACCAGCCTCTCCGGCACCCAGTAAAAAGAGCAAACGCCACCAGAGTGCTTCGCCCATTCGCCATATACTGAACTCGCCGTTACTGAACCGGCGTCAGCGCAAGAAACAGCACACCGAGAGCTCCGACGATGAAAACCAGCTCCTTGGACAAACCGATGATAGTAGTGGTGGGAGTGGCAGCAACAAGCAGTACCGCGATCTTGAAACTTTCCAAAAGGCACAACTTCGACAGAAG CTCAAGCGAGGGAAGATTGAGCCGAATGGTGTGCCGAGCTCGTTTTTGCCACAGGCTCCCGTGCGCAGGGAATTCGTTATGCACAACAAGGCGCCAATGTGGAACGAAAATAGTCAGGTTTACCAGCTGGATTTCGGAGGACGGGTGACCCAAGAGTCGGCCAAGAACTTCCAGATCGAGTTTCGGGGCAAGCAGGTAAGATACAAAACGAGTACCTACTGGTGGCTCCATAgataa